Part of the Paenibacillus guangzhouensis genome is shown below.
TCCCTTAATTCTCACGATATCGTCATTGACTTCCATTCCCTCTGATTATACGAAGAAGACCATACGTCATACAAATAAAAAATGCCAACTCCTAAATGGGATTAGGAAGTCAGCACGTGAGACGTATCGATTGTATATTTCTTTTCAATATAGGTGATAAAATACCCCGCCAACTCAGAGTCGAATTGACTACCCGAACAACGTCTGATCTCATTGAGTGCTTCTTCATACGATTTCGTTACCTGATAAGGGCGTTCTGTTGTCATCGCATCAAAAGAATCAATTATACAGAGCATTCGCGCCAACTTTGGAATTTCATTTCCCTTCAACCCGTGCGGATAGCCTTTACCATCGTAACGTTCATGATGCAGCTCAATCAATGGAATAAGCTCTTTGTATTTCCCTGTTGCAAGCACGATCTCCTTACCCCAGAGGACATGCTTCTTGACCATTTCCCACTCATCCGGTGTGAGCTTCGTCTTCTTATTCAGCACATCTCGTGGAATCTCGAGCTTACCGATATCATGGATCAGCGCTCCTAGAATGAGTGTTCGACGATCTTCTTCATGGAGCTGTAGAACTTCCGCCATATCGACCGCATAGGAATAGACACGTTTCGAATGTTTGTAAGTATAGATGTCCTTGGATAGGAAGATCTTAACCTGCTGTTCGAGCTCGTGGATATCATGCTCCAAACGTTGAGGCGGCTCGTCCTGTTCTCCATAAATCGACACCATATTTTTTCCCTTTGATTTCGCTAAATACAAGGCACGGTCCGCTGCATCGACCAATTGCGACTTGTCATACGTTTCTTTATTAATCTCAAGCAATCCTGCCGAGAATGAGATACAGCCATGCGGGAAGACGTCTACCCCATCATAAGGCGTGTGGTTGACTTTTTTTCGCAACCCATTCATGAATTCACTCGCTTGTTCTAAAGTATATCCTGGCATAATAATCGAGAATTCTTCTCCACCATAACGTGCAGCGAGAAAATCACGAGATTCACATTCAGACTTAACTAGATTCCCAAAAAAACTGAGCAGTTTATCACCCTCAGGATGCCCATAAGCATCATTATATTTCTTGAAATCATCTAGATCGAGCATTGCAAGCGAAAATGTTCTATCTTGTGTGCGATACATGCAAATATATTCATCGAGCTTCTCTTCAAAGTAACTATGACTATATAAACCCGTTCTCTGATCCATATTCGCTTTATTACTAATCGTATTATAAATCACAAACAGCTTGCTAAAAGCAACAGATAATAACATGGCAATACTTAAAAACAACAAAATACCAAAAATACCGCTTCGATCGACCAAAATAAGGACAACGAGAGAAAGCAACATCGTGCTCGTATAAGCAAATACACTATTCCTGAAGTAGGTTAGCAATGTATCCTTAATACTACCACCATTATAAATCACTGTCAGGAAGCTGATTAGCAGAATGTTAACCGTCGAATAAACAACTATGGCAATCAAGTAAGAGTAAATATTATCGAAATCAAAAGGGCCTGTCACTCCTCCTGATAAATGATATGTTATATCCGCAGAGATGATCATGAATATGTAGAGCGCCAAGTTAATTCCATTTTTAGAGAAAGAAGTTTTTAGCGCCAACCCTCTTAAAGCCATAAATGAGAAGCTAATCATGGCAATAAACAACGTAAAACTTCCGCCGAACATAAATATCGCCGCAAGATAGACGGAGGAATCCATCGATTCACTATTACCTTCCGGTGGAATTTGGAACATATACACATCAAGTAGTACCACCGCAACAACCATTATATAAATAATGATCCAGTCAGACATTTGTAATGGACTATAGAAATAAGAAGAATAATAAATACCTGCTGATAGACCAATGAGAATAAAGAAAATTTCAAATAGGCGGGTATAACGCCGCAATTGAAGAATTGTATTTTCTAGCAATTCTGTCACTACTTTCTTTTATCTAATAAAATAAGAAAGAAACAGGGTTCTCCCTGTTTCTTTCTTATTTTATTATGGAGTAATTTTGATTCCGGATGTAAGTGCAATAACAACAGAAGCAACGATAACCGTATTAAGAAGAATACGAGAAACAACGGCTTTCTTCATTATGATATCCTCCCTTTCATTTCATTGTCGTGCTATTATGTAAAGTTATTGTGCCTCAAGGGTAGATGTTCTATATTTTTCTACTAACATAATCTTCTGAAGATAAATGAATATACCAATATTCATTACAATATCTCCAATACTAATCACTTGCGTTCGAGGATAAGGTGGTGCAATCGGAATAATATCACCCAAGAAGGCAAGATGCGTTGATTCGCTCAGCATCACATGCTTCGTCACGGTGACTCCATTCTTCAACATTTCAATGTACACGGGATCAAGTACCTTCGCAGCTTCTAGTGAAACTGGCATTCTCCCGCCATTCAGAACCATGACAAGGAAATTCAAACCAACACCGATAAAAATATACCAAAATCCAGGTTCATTGCGGTTAAGCCACAATACATACAGGCCAACGACGTAAATCACCATAAAGTAAGAACCGCTAATTTGGTTCAAGATATCCCATCGATCTTGATAATAGAACATCACAAATTGCAATAATAGCAATATGGGAAAGATCAGTCCGCCTTTAATACGAACATTCGAAAGAGCCATGAACCCATTCTTAAATCCTGCACGGATTAATCCGACTATAATCCCAATTACGATTCCATCGATAACCATTCATACGTTCCCCTCTGAACTAGATAGAAACTAAAGTCGATCATACTATACAAAATATAAAACAAATAGACAAATTTCTCCATATGGCTGTAACGAGATTATAAGTGATCTACCCCTGAAAGTCAATCAATGAAGGCGATTACACGGTTGTGGGACAAGCGTTTTAGTATAAAATGAAAAACAAAAGAAAGCTTCTTATGGAAGTTCGATGAACTTCATAAGAAGCTTTCTTAATATCACAATATTACATCAGAATGCTAAGTTAAACGTACTAAACTATAATTCTTCTTCCCTTTGCGGATAATGATGAATCGGCCGTCGAAGGAGTTCTCGACCGTTACTTCCATCTCTAGATCCGTTACGCGCTCGCCATTCATGGAAATCGCACCTTTCGTGATATCCTCGCGCGCTTGGCGTTTAGATGGCTCGATACCTAGATCGACCAACCATTCTACGATGTTTTTGGATTCCTTGGTTGCATGGAAGGTCGGCATTTCTTTGAACCCTTGCTCAATCTCATCCGCAGTCAACGATTTGATATCGCCACTGAACAAAGCAGCGGTGATTTTCTTCGCTTGCTCTAACATTTCCTCACCGTGCACGAACTTCGTCATTTCTTCCGCCAATGTTTTCTGTGCTTCGCGTTTGTGTGGTTCTGTCTGGACCTTCTCCGCTAATGCATCGATCGCTTCTTTATCGAGGAACGTGAAGAATTTCAAGTATTTAATCACATCACGATCATCCGTGTTCGCCCAGAATTGGTAGAACTCGAATGGCGTTGTTTTGTTCGGATCAAGCCATACGGCACCGCCCGCTGTCTTCCCGAATTTCGTACCATCGGATTTCAACATCAGCGGGATGGTCAATCCAAACGCCTTGGATTCAGATCCTTCTTTCTTGCGAATCAAGTCTAATCCGCTCGTAATGTTGCCCCATTGATCGGAACCGCCAATCTGAAGCTGAACATCTTCTTCCTTGAACAAATGAAGGAAGTCAAGGGATTGGAGGATCTGGTAGGAAAACTCCGTGAAGGAAATCCCGCTCTCCAGACGGCTAGCCACGACATCTTTGGCAAGCATCGCATTGATGCTGAAGTTCTTCCCATAATCGCGCAAGAAGTCGATCACGTTAATCTTATGCGTCCAGTCGTAGTTATTCACCATACGCACCTGATTATCACCATCGGTGATGAATAGCTTCTTCATCTGTGCCGTAAGCGCTTCGACGTTCGCTTGGACTTGCTCCATCGTCTGCAGCGAGCGCTCCGATTGGCGACCGCTTGGATCCCCAATGGTGCCTGTCGCGCCTCCAATGAGAATGACAGGACGGTGTCCAGCAAGCTGGAAGCGTCTTAGCATCATAAATGGAATCAAATGCCCAATATGCATACTGTCGCCCGTAGGGTCAACACCGCAATACAACGAGATAGATTTCTCATTCGTTAGTTGACGCAATCCTTCGGCATCCGTCTGTTGGTTAATGGCGTCGCGCCATTCTAG
Proteins encoded:
- a CDS encoding bifunctional diguanylate cyclase/phosphohydrolase, giving the protein MTELLENTILQLRRYTRLFEIFFILIGLSAGIYYSSYFYSPLQMSDWIIIYIMVVAVVLLDVYMFQIPPEGNSESMDSSVYLAAIFMFGGSFTLFIAMISFSFMALRGLALKTSFSKNGINLALYIFMIISADITYHLSGGVTGPFDFDNIYSYLIAIVVYSTVNILLISFLTVIYNGGSIKDTLLTYFRNSVFAYTSTMLLSLVVLILVDRSGIFGILLFLSIAMLLSVAFSKLFVIYNTISNKANMDQRTGLYSHSYFEEKLDEYICMYRTQDRTFSLAMLDLDDFKKYNDAYGHPEGDKLLSFFGNLVKSECESRDFLAARYGGEEFSIIMPGYTLEQASEFMNGLRKKVNHTPYDGVDVFPHGCISFSAGLLEINKETYDKSQLVDAADRALYLAKSKGKNMVSIYGEQDEPPQRLEHDIHELEQQVKIFLSKDIYTYKHSKRVYSYAVDMAEVLQLHEEDRRTLILGALIHDIGKLEIPRDVLNKKTKLTPDEWEMVKKHVLWGKEIVLATGKYKELIPLIELHHERYDGKGYPHGLKGNEIPKLARMLCIIDSFDAMTTERPYQVTKSYEEALNEIRRCSGSQFDSELAGYFITYIEKKYTIDTSHVLTS
- a CDS encoding DUF5317 domain-containing protein; this translates as MVIDGIVIGIIVGLIRAGFKNGFMALSNVRIKGGLIFPILLLLQFVMFYYQDRWDILNQISGSYFMVIYVVGLYVLWLNRNEPGFWYIFIGVGLNFLVMVLNGGRMPVSLEAAKVLDPVYIEMLKNGVTVTKHVMLSESTHLAFLGDIIPIAPPYPRTQVISIGDIVMNIGIFIYLQKIMLVEKYRTSTLEAQ
- the tyrS gene encoding tyrosine--tRNA ligase; translated protein: MNIIDELEWRDAINQQTDAEGLRQLTNEKSISLYCGVDPTGDSMHIGHLIPFMMLRRFQLAGHRPVILIGGATGTIGDPSGRQSERSLQTMEQVQANVEALTAQMKKLFITDGDNQVRMVNNYDWTHKINVIDFLRDYGKNFSINAMLAKDVVASRLESGISFTEFSYQILQSLDFLHLFKEEDVQLQIGGSDQWGNITSGLDLIRKKEGSESKAFGLTIPLMLKSDGTKFGKTAGGAVWLDPNKTTPFEFYQFWANTDDRDVIKYLKFFTFLDKEAIDALAEKVQTEPHKREAQKTLAEEMTKFVHGEEMLEQAKKITAALFSGDIKSLTADEIEQGFKEMPTFHATKESKNIVEWLVDLGIEPSKRQAREDITKGAISMNGERVTDLEMEVTVENSFDGRFIIIRKGKKNYSLVRLT